One part of the Ziziphus jujuba cultivar Dongzao chromosome 2, ASM3175591v1 genome encodes these proteins:
- the LOC107419219 gene encoding transcription factor MYB106-like, whose translation MGKSQCWDEAGLKRGPWTPEEDQKLLAYIQQHGHGSWRSLPQKAGLQRCGKSCRLRWTNYLRPDIKRGNFSLQEDQTIIQLHALLGNRWSAIAGHLPKRTDNEIKNYWNTHLKKRLSKMGIDPVTHKLKTAILSSATGDSKNLSNLSHVAQWEKARLQAEARLVKEAKSRNQNELDYSLETQAQILKELNNNNNSGHSTKFARPRCLDILRAWQSLLPNQYDGILSCGGISNINFLNSTPTLTNMGTMDFNGVTGQCGSELDEVFEALNPNNAGFEEAADDHGDVDIDDGDVSDTWITQISNSTENYVGISKGIWENNDDHHDHEINNKYFNNDVLKFLSF comes from the exons ATGGGAAAATCGCAATGCTGGGATGAAGCAGGATTGAAGAGAGGTCCATGGACTCCTGAAGAGGACCAAAAGCTCTTAGCTTATATTCAACAACATGGCCATGGAAGCTGGCGTTCCTTGCCCCAGAAAGctg GTCTTCAACGATGTGGGAAAAGCTGCAGATTGCGATGGACAAACTATCTTCGACCTGATATCAAGAGGGGAAATTTTAGTTTGCAAGAAGACCAAACCATCATTCAACTCCACGCTCTGCTTGGCAACAG GTGGTCAGCCATTGCCGGCCACCTACCAAAGAGAACAGACAATGAGATAAAGAACTACTGGAACACACATCTCAAGAAACGACTATCCAAGATGGGAATAGACCCTGTAACGCACAAGCTCAAAACGGCGATTCTAAGCTCTGCCACCGGAGATTCGAAAAACTTGTCAAATCTCAGCCATGTTGCTCAGTGGGAAAAAGCTAGACTCCAAGCCGAAGCTAGACTTGTCAAAGAAGCAAAATCTCGGAACCAAAACGAGCTAGATTATTccttagaaacacaagctcaaaTACTAAAAGagctcaataataataataatagtggtCATAGTACTAAATTTGCGAGACCTAGATGCCTCGACATATTACGAGCTTGGCAGAGCTTACTGCCCAATCAGTACGATGGTATTCTAAGCTGTGGTGGTATTAGTAACATTAACTTCTTAAACAGCACACCCACACTGACTAACATGGGCACCATGGATTTCAATGGAGTAACAGGCCAATGTGGAAGTGAACTTGATGAGGTATTTGAAGCTCTGAATCCTAATAATGCAGGCTTTGAAGAAGCAGCTGATGATCATGGTGATGTTGATATTGATGATGGTGACGTCAGCGATACTTGGATCACACAAATTTCCAATAGTACAGAAAATTATGTTGGGATTTCAAAAGGGATTTGGGAAAATAATGACGATCATCATGATcatgaaatcaacaataaatattttaataatgatgTGCTCAAATTTCTAAGTTTTTAG